The Bdellovibrio sp. ZAP7 DNA segment AGTGAGGTGATCGAAACGATCACTCGTTACAATGGCTTTGAGTTTTCCGGTGTGGCACCAAGAAAAACCAAAAGAGCTGCTGTTAAACCGATCGTCGCTTCAGGTGATGAAGACGGCGTGTGGATGTCCAATAAGCAGCTTAATGAAATGTTGCGCTTAAGTGGCGAACTTTTGGTTTTAAAGAATTTTTTCTCGATGATGAATCAAACGGTGAACTTCCGCTCGCAACCCGAGTTGTTCGAGCGCCGTCAAAGCGACTTTTCGCAAAATCTGACCAAGATCACGGATCAATTCCAGTCTCACCTGCAAGTTATCCGTAAAGAGAAGGCCGAGGATTCATTCCAAAGTATTCCAGTACTGGTCAGGCAGACTGCCACGGAACTTAATAAAACAGTTCAGTTGCAAATGGTGGGCTTGGATTTCCTAATTGATAAATCCCTGGCCAAAGATATTTCTGAATCCTTGGTGCATCTGGTGCGAAACTCGATCGATCACGGGATCGAAGACCAATTCGAACGTGCCGTTGCAGGTAAAGATTCCATTGGCCAATTGACGATCGAGATGAGTGAGAAAAATGGCACCGTCTATGTCGTTATGAAAGACGATGGCAAAGGCCTTGATCGCGAAAGAATTTTGCAAAGAGCGATCACCAATGAACTGGTGAAACCTGAAGACGTGGCCACCATTTCGGACGAAGAAATTTATAAATGTATTTTCGAGCCGGGATTTTCCACAAAAGAGAAAATCACTACTGTTTCAGGGCGCGGTGTAGGGATGGACGTTGTTTCTACGTTGGTGGAAAAGTACGGCGGTCACATTTCAATTTCCACGCAAATGGGGGCTGGTACAACATTTACACTGGTCTATCCGGCAGTGTCTCACATTTTGGTCGAGACGGCGATGGTGGCAAGCTGGAATAACTTTCAAGTGGCTGTGCCGTTGACTTCAGTTGCTCATATTACTTCATGCAGCAGTCTTCAGTTGAATTACGTAGAACGCTTCCGTTATTGTCAGTTCCATAACCAGACAGTTCCTTTGATGACTTATCAAGAGATTCGACAGGGGCAAATGCTGTTGCAGGAATCTGATGTCGCACGTCACACCGCGATCTTTATCAGAATCAAAGATTCTATTATTGCTTTACTGGTGGATCGCGTGGAAGCGCAAACGGATCTGGTAGTTAAAGGATTTGGTGGAATTATCAAGGCCCAAAAAGGCTTTAAAGGATTCTCGATCCTGGCTGATGAAAAGATCACTTACATCATTGATCCAGAGCAAATTCTGGCTATGCTTGGCCAATCTGTAACTTTGGAGGCGGCAGCATGAGTGACTTCTTTGGTGACGATTTTACGGTCGAGCTAAAAAAGTATTTCCTGGATGCCACTTTGAAAGAAGTGGAATCCTTCATCGACTTGATTGATGAAAGTACATTGCAAAAAGTGACAGTCGAGATTCGCGAAAAAGCAGAATCTTG contains these protein-coding regions:
- a CDS encoding chemotaxis protein CheA codes for the protein MSDDQNGVNDIPDFSGLIDFEQIEEVARVFFEESKEILDGLDSLIMRLEESPNDVEHINVLFRKVHTIKGSVGSVPGGQLLASLSHEFEALLNRIKRESQTVTKECIDLFLLSSRLMKQLAETLREKREMYPEELSEVIETITRYNGFEFSGVAPRKTKRAAVKPIVASGDEDGVWMSNKQLNEMLRLSGELLVLKNFFSMMNQTVNFRSQPELFERRQSDFSQNLTKITDQFQSHLQVIRKEKAEDSFQSIPVLVRQTATELNKTVQLQMVGLDFLIDKSLAKDISESLVHLVRNSIDHGIEDQFERAVAGKDSIGQLTIEMSEKNGTVYVVMKDDGKGLDRERILQRAITNELVKPEDVATISDEEIYKCIFEPGFSTKEKITTVSGRGVGMDVVSTLVEKYGGHISISTQMGAGTTFTLVYPAVSHILVETAMVASWNNFQVAVPLTSVAHITSCSSLQLNYVERFRYCQFHNQTVPLMTYQEIRQGQMLLQESDVARHTAIFIRIKDSIIALLVDRVEAQTDLVVKGFGGIIKAQKGFKGFSILADEKITYIIDPEQILAMLGQSVTLEAAA